agtggagccatcTGGTGGTCCgccacaatatatatatatctatatatatatatatatatatatatatatatattatgcaTTATATGAgtaatgtatttatgtatttttcttgtttttattttttgttgttgtttgttctgtttCCAGTTCGCAGCAGTTCAGTTCTCCAACACAGTCCACAAAGTGTTTGACTTCAACGACTATGCAGCTGGACGTGCTCTCGATAAActtatgaaagaaaaacatttaaaaagtctcACCATGACACACAGAGCCCTCGAATTTGTGCTGTAAGTTAtgttaaaagcagcaggatcaATACAGCTGTGAGATAATGAGCACtgtatttgttcatttattcatatttttaaatgttgtttattctgagtgttgctttgcttttgtttcagaGATGAAATCTTTGACAACAATGCTACAGGCGCCTCTCCTGATGTTACCAAAGTTCTGATTCTAATCACAGATGGAGATCCCTCTGATACAGACAGCAGAGGGATCATTAAAAGATATGACGATAAAAATATAATTCGTCTTGTCGTTGGGGTAGGATGTGATGTGTTACACTAGTCCCAACAGAAAAAGCATCATGTTGTCAGTCTCAGCACAAACAGATCAACAGATTTCAGCTCTCAGTCCAGTTTTTACTTCCCATGCTGATGTCAGACTTTGAATTTCCTGTTTTCAAGCAGTATTCTGATTTCAGGTCAAAGATGCTAAGCTGGATAAATTCAGGGCCATTGCTTCAGAACCAAAACATAGAAATGCCTTCAAAATTGAGGACTATGATGTACTCACAGGAGTGCTGGAGAATTTACAGGAAAAGATATTTACTGTGGAAGGTGATGTTCAACTTTGTTCCCTGTTTtgataaatacattttcaaaaatcACTGTTATCTTCCTGGTGTGGACCAGTGGTGGTCACATGTATCTCTTCATATTTAGGTTGCACAGCTCCTCGGGCAGAATTCAGTGGATTCAGTGCTGTTTTCAGAAaggtgaatgatttcaaaaggttaAAACTGCACACATTCAAAGTCTAAATTATTTACTTGTGACAAGATTGAAATTTCTCAGTCATGGCTAACCTGACATGCACAGGTGCAGCTAAAGCACAGACAGTAAAGCACTGactactgataaaaaaaaatcagtaacgTCAGGATAGGTGAagtgttgtgtgttttaaatTCTTATTGTTTGGAAAAAATTCCACTCTTACAAACTGTTTAACACgaagagaaacactgaaaatgtgttAGAATTGTAAAATTTACCTTTCACAAGGGACAAGTCCAAAAATGAATATTCAATGCTCGTGATTTTAGGCAGCAATGCTGTAAAAAGAGGCACAATCACagcatgggctcaggaacacttccagaaatcactgTCAGTTCACTATTCCATCCACAAACGCAGGTTAAAGCTCTCTCATACATTTCATATCACCCTCCTTCTCTGGGCTGAAGTCCATTTAGAATGGACTGACTCTTCTGAAGGGTTCagaatttacatttattttagaaAGGGTCACATCCTCTGGACTAAAGAGGTGAAAGACCATCCAGCGTGTTGGATGTTCAGTTCAAAAGCCGCATCTCTGATGGTGCACCAGCACCAATAATACTGGCAGCTTGCACATCTGTAAAGGCTCGGGCAATGCTGAAAGGTGTACAAAGGTTTTAGAGCAGCATCCAGCTGCTCTGATCCAGACAGTGTATTTTTAATGGAAGGTCTTTTcagcatgaaataaaaactacaacaacGTTCATCTGATaaagtccagcagctggtctcctcGGTTCCCAGATATTTATAGACTGTTAAAAGAAGACTGAATGCTAACAAGGCCCTGACTCAGCTGTTTGGAGACACGTTGCTGCCAAATTCGTAGTTAGTGTTTCTTAAAATGGTACatcttttctgttcaaacattTAATATGTTTCCTATATTCTCTTGTGAATAAAACAATGCTTaatgagatttgcaaataacTGCAAAATGCTgttgaaaattacattttccacAGCATCAGCAACATAAGTTGCATCTCAACTGTAGTTATTGACAGAAGGGATATACGGTTATTTAAATAATAACGAAGTATAcggttggggttttttgttttttgtttttttgggagCAGTGATTGGATGCATTTTATgtacagcaaagaaaacaaaccatAAAAACTTTGCTTTCCAAAAACAGTGGACCATTAAACCCATGAATGAGACTATAAatgacatttttctgtttactCAGTTCAAGTGCTGCATGAACATCTTCAGATAATGACCAAGCCTACCCTTAGTAGTGTGCTGTAAGTGATAGAACATACTtacataacataacagaaacataattgttaggatgcctgggtcgttgacccagggttttttgggtttattatattatttataatttctagtctttgggtttttgttagAGTCATGTCTTatggtttgtctctgtgtaatccttagttgctgtctcccctgtccgctatatccccgtgtccagtcagtgtctgtgtctgccctggtcccacgtctctgttccctctgtagtgcctgcatgtgagtctgtgtcttttgttcagtctgtgttatgtgtttcctgttttactttgaaggtctgtcttatctcagtgtgttcagtttacgcttcctggtctcgtcagttctgatttgccccagcagtgtttccctcctgttgtccattccctgattgctccctctatgtatttaagccctgtgttttcatcAGTCCTTGTCGCAATCTACCCTTatcttgctgtgtgttctgtctacgtaagtgtattttgtattcttagttttgttacacttttgagttcagcattaaagctgttttgagttcacgtcTGTCTCCgtagtctgcactttgggtccttttcctgtctgcacacagcctacaCATAACAATAATAGAACATAACAAAAACAGTTCCTATCACTTAATGTCAACAAGGCAGCTCAAAATCTTCTTTTTAGTTGAGCTTTGCTGTTTTGTAAGTGTTCTTATTCTAATTCATAACTGTTGATGTGTGACATTACCTCATCACTGTTACTGGTATCTCAGTTCTTCTCTGTCTCTGTTCAGCCTGAACTGTAATCAGATGTTTCTGTAAGCAGGATAGCCTGATCGTGGGTTCTGTGGGATTGAACAGCTGGCGTAGTTTTCTCCGTAGACCTCAAGAACGAATGCAGGGTTACCTGGGTAAAcccatttctgttttttattattacctACTATCTATATATTACCTGCTAATTTAATAAGATTACTTTTCTATAACTTGAGATACCATATTGTAGCACATACGAGATCCAGAGTGAACATTTCGCAGATTATTATTTGGCTGTTGCAGGAAATTCCATTTCCATTGGAAAGAAAAACGGTGTTCCTTTGTATTTCACGGGTGCTCCAGAGTTTGAGCAAACAGGACAGGTCGTTTTCAGACACCACTGTGAACAATGGACAGAACTTCAAAGAATTCGTGGAGAACAGGTTGGTAACTATGTTAAGAAatattgtgatttttaaaaatattcagatTTGAGCTAAAGCATGAaaatatttgtgccaaaactTTGGTAAAGGTTTGGATTTTGTGTCATATTAAGAGGAAACGATGCATTAATATGACAAAAATCCTTAGAGTGGGAGGGTGTAGGTGATTGGGATCAGGCCCTCAACACAGAATAAAAAGAGATGAGCAGCATTTTACAGTTTGAGAAtaataatgtgtgtttttaaacaatAATGACAAATCCAAAAAATCATGGAGACTTAATGCAGTTATTACAGCTCTTAATAACTGTACTACTTTGAAGCTGTGTCTTTGGGTTTGGTTTTGACTTTGTAAATCATCCTTTACACTCCAAACATTGTTAGATTGGTTCCTACTTCGGTGCTGAGCTGTGCTCATTAGATGTTGATTCAGATGGGAGCACTGACTTCCTGCTGGTAGGAGCTCCACAGTTTCATCTGCCTCAGGTGAAGAAAGAAGGCCGGGTCTACATCTACTCTGTGAGCGATGAGGTGAGCTATAATATAAGCTAAGATCTGGTGTGACACTGTGTGAGCTTTAAAGCTGACAAAATAAATGCATGTGTTTTTCATAGTCCATTATTAACATCCTCATTTCCTATTAGACTGTACTGGAAAGTAACCAGGATGTGACGGGACCATCCATGGGTAGATTTGGCACCACCATATCCAGTCTTCCAGACCTGAATGGAGATGGACTCCGAGACGTAGCTGTCGGAGCTCCGCTTGAGGATGATAACAGAGGTGCCGTGTATATCTACCATGGCAACAGGCAGAGAGGGATAGTCAGCACTTTCAGCCAGGTGACACAGACAAcactactgtgcaaaagtcttgagccacctgtCATGTCTTTATATTCTGCCTTTAAAATGCTAAGTAGGTGTAGTGATTTCTTGCAAACATGTgcaaaataaatggaaatacaatATAAGAGGCAAAAatagagtttgtacaattaTAACAAGCTTTGGACTGCCTCTATTCTTTTACACAGCccgaactctcttaggcaggtAATTTCTTTCTTGTAATtggtagtcttcaggaatagttccttaaaggacattcaaagcttctctttggatgttggctgcctttcgTTCTGTTATCTGtaaagatgatcccacactgcttcagtaatgttgaggtccaggctctggggaaaCCAGTCAATATTTCTGCAGATTCCACTGAAAATATTGTGTGGAATTTCCTGCAActctaaaaaaaatcaaacaacaaGTATCTAGATAAGTTCCATTAGAAGAACAATTTAGATGATTTCAGTCTTTGAGCTTTGTTTATGCtttaatgattcataggtcagtgttaagttgttttaaaaacaaaaaacattcccctgaaaatgatcaggtacaagaactggaccgaaaatgaatgaaaaagcagccaacgtaaaaaaaaaaatttttttaaaaaggctttaAAAGACCTTTAGAAAGTCTGCAGGTCAATGAACGTCTGCCTCtgtggaagcaaaatataaagaaatgtgaggtgactcaagacttttgaatAGCACTTTATTATCAAAGATTCAGGAGGAAAATGATTTCTATACCCTTCAAATCTTATAAACCATCATAGAACTAAGGCACAAACGATGAATCTGCTCAACACTGTTGCCGCTCCATGCTTGCCTCTTGATTGTTTTAGTAATGCTGTAATATAACGTCAAAAATGTGACAACCTGCCCAAAGAACTTTGTGTCCAACACTATTTCAAATAGTGGGTTTTAGAACAAGCAAAATCTGTTTCTAGAATCTTctgtcttggcagccggggatcggttcgccagggcctccgctcctggctgCCGCCCGACACACATTGCACCCgaccctatggcgcctcctgtcccaccgggaggaggccccggggcagaccaggacgcgctggagagattatatctctcggctggcctgggaacgccttggtgttcccccggatgagctggaggaggtggctggggagagggaggtctgggcttctctgcttaggctgctgcccccgcgacccgacctcggataaagcggatgaagatggatgggatggatggatagaatCTTCTGTTTCTATATTTCAGCAATCAATCTTTTCTCTGTCTGACACCACAACCTGCCATCCTAAATGTATTCAAGTCAAATATTGTACAATAACGACTGAACGATGTGCAGAGCCTGCAAAAAAGCAGATTGGAAATTAAATATCTTATCATGTCATTAATGCaagtttttgctcttttttttgtctgtgcttATGGAGTTGTGTTTGCACACTCTCAAAACCTCTGTGCATTTGCATTTAAGTTTAATTATCTGCAGCACAATAATATTATCAGACTTACACTTATGAGAGCACTATTGTAGACACAGACATGTAATGTCATCTGAAAGAGGTATTCAGACTAGGCTCTAATATCTCGTTATTCCAGAGAATCATGGGAAAAAATATAGACAACGGGCTGAAATTCTTTGGAAGGGCCATCTTCGGGGACGTCGGGGAGGATGGGCTCCCGGGTGTTGTGGTTGAATCACATGGTGCAGCTGTTGTATTCAGGTGAATATTATATGAACACTACACCTATAAAGGAGGCTAAAATTTACAGCGACAATCTATTTAAGTTCATTCGCTGCCTTTCAGATCCAAGCCGGTCTTCAACGTCTTGGCTCGTCTGTCTTTTCACCCTGAGAACCTCGACACCCTGAGTCCAGATACAAATGTAGCTTTGGTTAAAATAACGGCATGCTTTGCAAAGGTCGAAGCAACAAAGAGCAAAGCAGGTAGGTTTGTTGTGATGAGCGGACAAATGTGGaaatttaaaacagttttttaaaaatccacattaatgtgtaattaatgtgtgtgaatgactttTTTCCAGGGTCAGTGAGCTCAGCATTGAACATCACATATATACTTAATGTGATGGGACAAGCAAGTCAAAGTATGTTCAGTCAGACCCTGGAGCTGAGAGATGAAAACACCTGCGTCAGCTACTCCATCAACAGAGCAGTAAGAATGCATCAGTTTTAATGTTGAACATCACCTTGTTATTTATTCACTCTCTGATGACTTTAACACATCGTTCAATCACCACTTTTCCTTAAAGCGCCAGCTTTGTAAGCATGTGTTTTAAGCCATAGCATGCACTATGGACATGTCACATAGGATTCTGAATTTAGCCCGGCCTCAAAATACTTAAAtataaaagacattttacaTCTCCTTATTTTCAGGCAACTTTCTCCTGACTGACTGTCCCTCGCAAGCTTAGGGTTTAAAGCAATGAGAAGAGGTGGGCGGGCTTTGTCTACAATTCCTTTTCTTTTGGCCACGCCCTTTAGGGTTCACCACAGGAAATCATTTGACTGCAAGCTTTGGACATGCTTAATGTGAGCATCTACCACTGTGACAGAATGATAAGGACATAAGGAAAGGCATTATATGTGGCCCTTAATATCAATAATCAGGTTTATTTATATTGTGCCAAATTACAATCACCTCAATAAAGATGCtacagaaaacaccagcaatcaTGCAGCTTCCTATGAGTTGGCACGCTGCAGCAGTTGAAAGCAAAActtccctttcaacaggaacaAACCTCAGGGACAAACAGGGGAGGGGCAGCCATACAtctgtgactggttgggggtgagggaagGGAGACAGGACAACAGACAAGCTGCGGAAgacagacagagattaataataactaatgattaaatgcagagcgTTGAAGAATGAAGAGGTGCTTGTGGAACAAAGCCCCAGCACCAtaggcctattgcagcataactaagggaggattcagggtcacctgatccaaccaTAACTATAAGCTAGGGGCAGGCAGACCCTGATCCTGTATCCAGAGACCAAAACAgtacagacagcagcaggatGTTGTTGTTTAGATActattaaatttaatttaatttaatttaaataagaaaatcaaataaattgttAAATCTGCTCATTTAGCAGCAGAGTATGTGAGATGTTAGGTGGATAAGATGAGGTGGTTTGTagcaacattaaaaaataaaattcaaaaaaATCCCAATGGATCTACCTGAATGATGTAAACAGAAGTGAAAAACTCATCTTCATCAATATTAATCCTTAGTAATTAAGGTGTTACCCTAAGAGTTATCAAATAACAGTGCTTGAGTTTGTTACCATCGTAGCATTTTTAGGCTTTTTGAAAGCTGATGACAACGACTTTTTCTTACAGAACTATGTGGCAGACACATCAACACCTCTCAGGATCAGACTTAACTTCCTTCAACCTGAGAGCGAGAGCGCCGTCCTGAGCGTGGACTCTGAAAGAGAGGCTGTCCTTGAGGTGAGTTCAGTCGCTCGTACAGTCTGTATTTACATGCTTATTGTATACAACCAAAGATACAGCTATACTCATGTCCTATTATATTTACCAAGAGTATTTAGTAGGATTTAATATGAGGTCTGAAGCTTTTTTCTGACCTGCGGTTTAAGTTTGACCTGTTTTATTTTCGTACTTTTTACAGATTCccatttaaaaataatgcagAAGAAGTGAGAGCTGAACTGTTCAAGAACATATTTCTGATCTTTAGCAAGTAAAAAACATGCTCAGAAGAGTTATTATCATGGagtaattattatcattaataaAAGACTGATTAATGAAAAAATGAGAAATCgtcgtttgtgtgtgtgtgtgagcacctgtttttacacctgtgagcatgagtgcgcttgtttttaaaaggttccttcatgtaatgatctgctagagggtgtggggagccacagccccgtcctccagggcatgaagcaggtatggaggagatcaagaatccagacatccagaggccccaagAGCAAaggagaccaaggaagaccaacggaGGGGCAGCCACGCCAccatcccagaaagagctgaggagagccccagatgaggggtcactcagcagccgcggagcagaagccaggggaggttgcagtgacgtgcccgtgagctccgccagcagccagctgtgccagagtgaccgagccccaggccgagaggccgagggcaccccacccccaaaGTGGCCCGAgtgagccccaggctccaggccccgacaagcagccaccaggactTATCCGGTGTCTACCTGGATGCCCATTCCCCGatacaaagaaccaccaatgcaccgatgacTGAGGgagtctgccactggcaggggaagtggtggggggagataggcctccataccttggagggcctgagatgtccctagagaggtgacgtctgatacccgacctgacatatagacacaggcacacacagatacaaacatccattacccaccctcatgctctcatgtGCAATTACTCAggactcaaccaacgtggagacagacataaatagacactgtacacacaatcacactccccaagcgtactgtAAGCCCCAGGTCTAGGGGGCTGCCCTGaatccgcagcagcagggaggccccacattccagaccccaatcggaTGGCCGACCCCCCCCCCGCTCCAACAAGcaacagagaacgggggtgtgtgaactCCAAACTTCCCTTCAcctgctcatatgtagtgttgatgcatgtgtgttctaaggtgcatttaaaacccaggagggcatggagctacctgccagagagcagcaggtaaacatatagcccctcctgatagccctcaatgtctacatgtatttaaaattgagaggtgggcaacggccaggggtgaggttgtaCACCCTGATTGTCATCTGGAtgccgtgtagcgtgcccacccccaaggtcctatatgtatgtgttatgagagtgtgagtaatgtgaaagttgtgggataaaattgaggcacaggcagccagaaggggacagaggggggggggggggtgcctCCCCTACACCCTGGTGACACAGCtgtaccccaaggccctgcatgtgtgggtgattgtggtggagcgggaggcagctggagatggggagggaaagaagggaggggcaagtggcccctccctggggccagctcccccacTGACCCCAGTAGGCTCCCCCATattctgcaacccgccaggcccatccagaccgagGCCCAGTTCAGCCAAAAGAGCCCTCTAATAGGCCATGACCGCAACCCTGGGTTGAGCcctccaaggaagatgctcctgagGAATCCCCCGATGCCTGTTCTCTTGGCGATggatagggcagtgaaaaccatccatccatccatccatcttcaccctcatttcctgataacatttacatttacaataattgattacacagcagtggagagtagactttatcacagtagatgtctttctgaaagtgctgtaactaagtttaagactataatccacccactgttatcatcttcaatgccctgtaccaacatagagcagagcagctatctgaacgctactccaactgaggtcgattatcttgttaataattttacctcctcactacgtacgactctggatactgtagctcctgtgaaaactaaggcctcaaatccaaagtccctgactccgtggtataattctcaaacacgtagcctaaagcagataactcgtaagctggagaggaaatggcgtgtcacaaatttagaggatcatcatttagcctggagaaatagtttgctgctttataagaaagccctccgcaaagccagaacatcttactattcgtcactgattgaagaaaataagaacaaccccaggtttctcttcagcactgtagccaggctgacaaacagtcagagctctactgagccaacaatccctttaacgttaactagtaatgacttcatgaacttcttcacaaataaaatttttatcattagagaaaaaattaccaataatcatcccacagatgtaatattatctacagctactcttagtaccatcaatgttaagttagactttttttctccaattgatctttctgagttaacttcaataattaattcctccaaaccatcaacgtgtcttttagaccccattcctacaaaactgctcaaagaagtcctgccattaattaattcttcaatcttaaatatgatcaacctatctctaataatcggctatgtaccacaggccttcaagttggctgtagttaaacctttactcaaaaagccatctctagacccagctgtcttagctaattataggccaatctccaaccttcctttcatatcaaacatccttgaaagagtagttgtcaaacagctaacagatcatctgcagaggaatggcttatttgaagcgtttcagtcaggtttcagagctcagcacagcacaaacagctttagtgaaggttacaaatgatcttcttatggcctctgacagtggactcatctctgtgcttgtcctgctagacctcagtgcagcgttcgatactgttgacaataatatcctattagagcgattagaacatgctgtaggtattacaggtactgcactgcagtggtttgtatcatatctatctaatagactccagtttgtgcatgtaaatggagagtcctcttcacacactaaggtcagttatggagttccacagggttcagtgctaggaccaattctatttacattatacatgcttcccttaggcagcatcattagaagacatagcataaatgttcactgctatgcagatgacacacagctctatctatccatgaagccaggtaacacacaccaattagttaaactgcaggaatgtcttaaagacataaagacctggatggccgctaactttctgcttcttaattcagatcaaactgaggttattgtactcggccctgaaaatcttagaaatatggtatctaaccagattcttactctggatggcattaccttggcctccagtaatgctgtgaggaaccttggagtcatttttgaccaggacatgtccttcaacgcacatattaaacaaatatgtaagactgctttcttccatttgcgcaacatctctgaaattagaaatatcctgtctcagagtgatgctgaaaaactagttcatgcatttattacttccaggctggactactgtaattcattattatcaagatgtcctaaaaactccctgaaaagccttcagctgatccaaaatgctgcagcaagagtcctgacagggactagaaagagagagcagatttctcctgttttggcttcccttcattggcttcctgttaaatccagaattgaattcaaaatcctgctcctcacatacaaggtcttaaataatcaggccccatcttatcttaatgaccttgtagtaccatatcatcctattagagcacttcgctctcgcactgcagggaagagaggcagggtggagtgggtggagacgagtgacagaaggataactgtaaaagtgaaaggagattttttttttaagttgatgGCTTcgtgaaaacaagaaaagaaatgttttagaaaaactaagaattctattttttattttatttaggcATTTATTAgacaaataagacaaatatgCCCAAATTTGAAGCAGGAAACTGGACTTCTCAGAGATTAGTCAAATATAATCAATaattctctggtgtcctggattgttgatcacctgacaggaagaccacaatatgcgtgtcttccacagtgtgtgtctgacaaggtcaTCAGCACCAcaagggactgtcctctccgccttcctcttcaccctcaacaccacagacttcagccactgcacagagacctgccatcttcagaagttttctgaagACTCTGCAGTGGTTGGATGCTTTGTGATTATTcataaaatatgaagaaaaagaCCTAAAAACTGTGAGAATCTGAATTTTAGCAAATAGAcaattatttatacatttatttcaacTTTTTAGAGTCAGGAGTCACAAAGTGGCACACAAAGTTAACAAGTTCATAACATttaaactgtatatttctgtaaatTCAGTCAAAATTGAAGTCATGCACGTGATGTGTAGAAGGACTCCTCTCAAAAATTCAAACTGCGTGGGCCCTCCTCATTTTCTGACTCCTCCTTAGCCTTTATCATTTTCTACCATTCTGTGGAAAAGACCAGTAGAAAAGATGAAGTTAGTCTGGCTCATCTGCACAGTGGCTGTTGGTAAGATCTAAACAAATACATTTCTACAAaatcatatatataaaaaaaagctgAGTGTGGGGAAAGAGTTGTCTTTTCAATGTGACTGTTTAAAGGCGTAATTCAGCATTTGGAGAAATGTCTttactgattttctttttaagagCTGGATAAAAAGATTCAGAGGAATCTCATGTTTGTTTTGAAAGTAGAAAGATCCAGTCAGTGTGCATTTGGCCTGATTTAATGTGAAAGAGAAAACTGTCGACTGTAACTGTGTCAGTTTAAAGTTCAGACCTGTGCACAAACAAAGCTTTTGTGTGGGTGTTACATGCTAAAatcaacaacacagagaaatgTTAGGAATGctatgggcttttttttttaaactatcttATATCATGTTGTGGAAAATGTTTCCCACTTTAGCCTCTGATCCTCTGGGTGCTCAAATTGAAACACagtatttttagtatgtttttgtCATGAGATTCTTTGTATGCAGAAAATGGTCTTAAGAAGCCAATAAACTTAATCAGATGTGTATTGTGTATCAGGACCCTCCCTCTCACCACATCGTCCCAATTTTGATTTACGGCCTCAGTCGAACCGTTTCTGTAACTTTCTAAAACTGATGATCTCAAATTCAGACTCTTTGGTAGATTTGGACAGTTGTAGAATAAGTGTGTTACCATTGCCAGCCAAACGTTTTTACACAAGATgaaatcattaattaatttattttttttaatgacgtGCTGCAGCCATCTCTGTATGTTTGGCTTTCAACATTGATACGACAGCCA
This sequence is a window from Oreochromis niloticus isolate F11D_XX linkage group LG6, O_niloticus_UMD_NMBU, whole genome shotgun sequence. Protein-coding genes within it:
- the LOC109202376 gene encoding integrin alpha-L isoform X7 — translated: MKLVWLICTVAVAISVCLAFNIDTTATRIFTTEQKDFFQNKVLQLLSDKNNGTLVTAPEQLGPEETCTSDLNLTHRCIIVPEISPADSPIPIRHFGLSISEDAMRSQITVCSPSAVHPHSGNSSLNKVCYKMKLDRGPSTQEQTNKSVEVVFLFDGSASMTEAEFNKNKDFIVEIMESHRDTPVTFAAVQFSNTVHKVFDFNDYEDGRALEKLMKEKHLKSLTMTHRALEFVLDEIFDNNATGASPDVTKVLVLITDGDPSDTDRNGIIKRYDDKNIIRLVVGVKDAKLDKFRAIASEPKHRNAFKIEDYDVLTGVLENLQEKIFTAQGCTAPLAEFSGFSAVFKKVCSTTAVSNCSDNSYLNIVCHQIPNLQQTSSSVVEERTNKSVEAVFLFDGSASLDEREFNKIKDFIVEIMGSLRDTPVTFAAVQFSNTVHKVFDFNDYAAGRALDKLMKEKHLKSLTMTHRALEFVLDEIFDNNATGASPDVTKVLILITDGDPSDTDSRGIIKRYDDKNIIRLVVGVKDAKLDKFRAIASEPKHRNAFKIEDYDVLTGVLENLQEKIFTVEGCTAPRAEFSGFSAVFRKDSLIVGSVGLNSWRSFLRRPQERMQGYLGNSISIGKKNGVPLYFTGAPEFEQTGQVVFRHHCEQWTELQRIRGEQIGSYFGAELCSLDVDSDGSTDFLLVGAPQFHLPQVKKEGRVYIYSVSDETVLESNQDVTGPSMGRFGTTISSLPDLNGDGLRDVAVGAPLEDDNRGAVYIYHGNRQRGIVSTFSQRIMGKNIDNGLKFFGRAIFGDVGEDGLPGVVVESHGAAVVFRSKPVFNVLARLSFHPENLDTLSPDTNVALVKITACFAKVEATKSKAGSVSSALNITYILNVMGQASQSMFSQTLELRDENTCVSYSINRANYVADTSTPLRIRLNFLQPDSESESAVLSVDSEREAVLEIPI